The following proteins are encoded in a genomic region of Hoeflea phototrophica DFL-43:
- a CDS encoding transglutaminase-like domain-containing protein translates to MLIRFGFEIMVDCPAPVPMLLALSTHTEFNGRLIGSDYVRSTSMTPISSYVDRYGNRISRAVADTGRTTFWSDCVAEVSGAPDHVPSFAIQHRIEDLPSDTLTFLTASRYCDSDSLGNFAWANFGNTQEGWPRVQAICNFVHNHVTFGYKFGRPDKTARDVLEEKSGVCRDFAHLSVSLCRAMNIPARYASGYLGDIGVPDSGFDDFCAWFEVFLGGSWHTVDARYNVPRIGRILMVRGSDASDVAMITSFGAYQLSSFRVWTTLLEDGTSDQDIHAMFASLPAPRPGGPDFGLAVPGAVHLF, encoded by the coding sequence ATGCTCATCAGGTTCGGTTTCGAAATCATGGTTGATTGCCCGGCGCCGGTGCCGATGCTGCTGGCGCTTTCGACCCACACGGAATTCAACGGACGGCTGATCGGTTCGGACTATGTCCGCTCGACCAGCATGACTCCGATCTCCTCCTATGTGGACAGATACGGCAACAGGATCTCGCGCGCCGTCGCCGACACCGGAAGAACGACCTTCTGGTCCGATTGCGTCGCCGAAGTCAGCGGCGCGCCCGATCATGTGCCGAGTTTCGCAATCCAGCACCGGATCGAGGACCTGCCCAGCGACACGCTCACCTTCCTGACCGCAAGCCGCTATTGCGATTCCGACAGTCTGGGCAATTTCGCCTGGGCCAATTTCGGCAACACCCAGGAAGGCTGGCCGCGGGTGCAGGCGATCTGCAATTTTGTGCACAACCACGTCACCTTCGGCTACAAGTTCGGCCGCCCCGACAAGACCGCCCGCGATGTGCTGGAGGAGAAATCCGGCGTCTGCCGTGACTTCGCGCATCTGAGCGTCAGCCTATGCCGCGCCATGAACATTCCCGCGCGCTATGCCAGCGGCTATCTCGGCGATATCGGCGTACCCGATTCAGGCTTCGATGATTTCTGCGCCTGGTTCGAGGTGTTTCTTGGCGGCAGCTGGCACACCGTGGATGCACGCTACAATGTTCCCCGAATCGGGCGGATCCTGATGGTTCGCGGCTCCGACGCATCGGATGTGGCGATGATCACCTCTTTCGGGGCCTATCAGCTCTCCTCCTTCCGGGTCTGGACCACTCTGCTCGAAGACGGCACCAGCGATCAGGATATCCATGCGATGTTTGCGTCCCTGCCCGCGCCCCGTCCCGGTGGTCCGGACTTCGGCCTTGCCGTCCCCGGTGCCGTGCACCTTTTCTGA